Proteins encoded together in one Pseudoroseomonas cervicalis window:
- a CDS encoding tripartite tricarboxylate transporter substrate binding protein produces the protein MTLTRRLVLAGAGLLATPALLRSQAQAQAQANYPNRPVRMVVPFPGGGATDVTARVISERLSQMLGQPVVVDNRPGAGGILGCDMVAKAEPDGHTLLMCTIGTASINQYLYSKMPYDPKELAPVALVNSLANVITVPTNSPIRDFRQLLQMAKGQELMYGTPGNGTSGHMCGELLKFRTETKLTHIPYRGSATVIPDLLAGRIDLAVDNLPPYLPHIQEGRLRALAVTSRNRWFALPEVPTVAEMGVADFEAEAWFGVQAHARTPKAITDRVSKLVLDITGEPAATARLRDVGSEPRPLDAAAFGAFIERENTKWREVVRVSGARLD, from the coding sequence ATGACGCTCACCCGCCGCCTCGTGCTGGCCGGCGCCGGCCTGCTCGCCACCCCGGCCCTGCTGCGCAGCCAGGCCCAGGCCCAGGCCCAGGCCAACTACCCGAACCGCCCCGTGCGCATGGTCGTGCCCTTCCCGGGCGGCGGCGCCACCGATGTGACCGCCCGCGTCATCAGCGAGCGGCTGAGCCAGATGCTCGGCCAGCCGGTGGTGGTGGACAACCGGCCCGGCGCCGGCGGCATCCTGGGCTGCGACATGGTGGCCAAGGCCGAGCCCGATGGCCACACCCTGCTGATGTGCACCATCGGCACCGCCAGCATCAACCAGTACCTCTATTCCAAGATGCCCTATGACCCGAAGGAGCTGGCGCCGGTCGCGCTGGTCAATTCGCTGGCCAATGTCATCACCGTGCCGACCAACAGCCCGATCCGCGATTTCCGCCAGCTGCTGCAGATGGCGAAGGGCCAGGAGCTGATGTATGGCACGCCGGGCAATGGCACCTCGGGCCATATGTGCGGCGAGCTGCTGAAGTTCCGCACCGAGACCAAGCTGACCCATATCCCCTATCGCGGCAGCGCCACCGTCATTCCCGACCTGCTGGCCGGGCGCATCGACCTGGCCGTCGACAATCTGCCGCCCTACCTGCCGCATATCCAGGAAGGCCGGCTGCGCGCGCTGGCCGTGACCAGCCGCAACCGCTGGTTCGCCCTGCCCGAGGTGCCGACGGTCGCCGAGATGGGCGTCGCCGATTTCGAGGCGGAGGCCTGGTTCGGCGTGCAGGCGCATGCCCGCACCCCCAAGGCGATCACCGACCGCGTCAGCAAGCTGGTGCTGGACATCACCGGCGAGCCCGCCGCCACCGCCCGGCTGCGCGATGTCGGCTCCGAGCCGCGGCCGCTCGACGCCGCCGCCTTCGGCGCCTTCATCGAGCGCGAGAACACCAAATGGCGCGAAGTGGTGCGCGTCTCCGGCGCCCGCCTCGACTGA